The Phoenix dactylifera cultivar Barhee BC4 unplaced genomic scaffold, palm_55x_up_171113_PBpolish2nd_filt_p 000900F, whole genome shotgun sequence genomic sequence AGACGAAATATTAGAAATCCAAAACAATATTCAATGGTCTACCGAGGCTTAGAGGGACTTGTACACATACCTTCATCAGTTTCTTCCTGTAGGAGATCAAAGCTGGGTCTGCCGTGCATTGGTACCAAATATATCAACATAACAAAAAGGAGGTTGGAAGTGATTATAAGAAAAACAGATTCCTAAcaggcctgcattttctaaactACAGGTAAGCAACCTATCACAAATTGAGATGGAAAAACCAATTACACTGAAGACTGGACCCTGTCTGAGTTGCTTAAAAACTGAGTATCCCCGGCTGTGGCTTGAGGTCCGTTCTTGTCATCATCTTCTATGACATAAATATCTTTGGGGAGGGAATAAGAAATTGTCGTTGCTTTACTTCCATGCTCATGTGTCTTAGTAAAACTGGATTCCCTGGTAATTACAAACTTTTCATGGACATCGAGACCGACTTCAAGGTACAACCAAAGAGCAAGTCGAATGAATCAGTCTTCTATTTAAGTAGATGTCTATCATAAATATAGCATTCTATTCCAAACTTATCTTACCATATTCTTCAAAAATAAGATCAGCCTTTACAGTTACCCGCGCATTTTGAGGGCACGACACGAGAAGCGTAGCAACATAGGGGCTGCAAGCTGACTGTCTCATCagtcacaaaagaaaaaaaaaaccttcggATAAAAGATGCTTCTATTGAGAGAAAGAATGATGGTTGGGAtggagaaaggaaagagaaactCGCCTtggaaaattataaaaaatttcaaTTTCTGCTTTTATATCAGTAATCAAAACTAACATCATTTCAGTAAAACTAGACAAATTAATTTATATAACATCACCTGCAGTTATATGCATGAAGAAAAAGATTTCAGGTCCCAGTGATAATAAAACAAAGAGGTTGCTATCTAATGATCATGGAAATTGTTCAACTATATGAATTAGTGACCGTCACAGCTGACATATTACGTGCATTTTAGTTTGAAACCAAGATGATGCTCACTGTTCCTTGACTATATGCTACAATTTTGTGAAAATGTAATCCATTTGAGTAAAATGCGGTGTGTAGGACCCTATACTCAGGGGTATTgcaacaaaaaaagagaaagccTGACAGTTATGTTAGCTTGAGTATGATGGATTCATTTGGTATAATCATGTCGGTTTGCTCTTCACAGAATCAGAAAAAAAGTGAAGCTATACCAAAGACAACATGAGGCATAAAACTTCAGAATTTCTAATTTATCCAATAAAATTATATCCATGGTGTGTTTGATTCTGGTTTTCAGGGTTTATAACCTTGGAGCTTCCCCCCTTTGAGTGCTAGGCTAAGCCATGGTTGACAACAGCATGACAGAGGACTAAATGCCCACAAAATAAACTTCCAGTCACATCTGTGCTAAGCCTTCTGTTATCTTGTCCTATCTGTGGTCTTCTCCTTACCAGATTAATAGACTTGGTGCCTGGAAAAGCCAATATTTTACAACTAACATGACATTATTCTTGATTTATTGAGATTGAGCACATTAATTGTAATATTTCATATGCCCTTATGAGATGATTAATAAGTTTATGATACCAAATGTCTAGATCACAGTATGGCTATAATATTTAACTGCATGGTAAATGCAATAACTAGATTATTGCCAAAACTGTTACAACTAATTATGAGATAGATAGCTCACTTATACGGCCACCATTATGGTTATGCACATTGCATGTAGCGATGATCTTCAAATCATTAGGTGGAGACTTTAGGCATACAGATGGGAGACCATTGCATCTTGATAATTTTGCCTCGAATATGAATGGAAAAGCTGACAATTTTTATTGacatcaattctaagaaaaaagCACATCCCGGTGCACAAGGCTCTTACCATTGCAAGGTCTAGGAAGCGTCGGATGTGTGTAGCCTTACCCTTGTGTGCGGAGAGGCCCTTGTGTGCGGAGAGGCTGTTTCCATATTTCGAACACATAACACCCAAGTCAAAACAGAATAACCTTACCGGTGCACCAAGTCTCACACTCTACTGACATCATTTCTCTATGCATAAAATGCTGTTCCTAGGTGTTGAACGACCTGCATGAATGCCTTCTCTTTCTTGCATGAACCTAGCCAAGCAATGGAAGGAAAAAAGGTTAAGACTTAAGACCTTCTTCATGCACAGACCTACCATCTTTAGTGGGGTCCCTCCTTCCCAGCCTCTCCTAAAGCAACCATTTTGCCATAAAGGGATGGAACAGGCACACTTACTGCTCTTATTGGATGTGGCCTGAGAAAAATAGAAGCTAAAGGAACATAAAAGGGATTATCAAAAAACTACTAGGGGATCTGATACAGATTGAAAAGATGGAAACCAAAGCTAGCTAGCAAAGGGGTTGGGATTTGTCTTCCCCTAGTACAACAACCAGGCAATACCTTGAACTTGCAGTTCGCCCAAGACAGGCTGTCACCGACTCCAGAGAACTCCAGCAGTCAGGTGAGAAGAACATATTATGCATAAAGTTAATGTCTTTAACCAGATTTCTCTCCCTAGAGCTACCATTGAAAGACCAGAAATGGCCCCTTCAAGGTATTTTTAGGCATGCAGGCATCGAGAACTCTAACAATTTTACTTTGTTTCACTGTCTTATTTACCCTAGTTAGACAATCTATAGCTTAAATAACCAGAAAAGTGTGCCATAGCTGATAGTATCCAGAGAATGAAGGTTGGCAAATAAGTAATTGTTCATGATGCATTGTCAACAGATGCTGCGACTTGCAAGTGGGTCAAGTATAAAGAATTCGAGGCAAAGAAGTAATATAACTAATTTATACTAAATTTGCTGTAATACAAACAGTGCATTTAAAAAACTGCTTTTAGAAGCATTTTCTAATTGATTTTGGAACAGAAGCAGAAAATGGATAGAAACAATTGCTGAAGATAGCAGAAATTATACCTGGAAAATTCTTCAGCTCTGGGGTGAACAACGAGAAAAGTTGAAATCATGAGAGATTAGAACAGAGAGACAAAGTGTTACCTTACatcaacaaaaatagaaaaatgtgttacctCACTCTTTCATGAAAGAGAATCATATTATCTTCTTCCGAGCCAACCATCTGTACAAACAAATCTGCCTTTAATATCTGGTCAAAGAAATAtttagagaaagaaaaaatagaagaaaggtCTTAGGACGCAAATGCAAGAACAGAAAGAGTTTTGTAAATTTCATTAACATAACAACTATGATGCAAGTGCAACAAGAAAGCTCAACTCCTAAAAGCATACCATATCAGCATAGTGGTGTTTGCTGGATGCAACTGTGTGTGGCACACGAGTTAATGTTATTATCAACTTTGATTTCCCTTGCCTTTTGCACTCAACCTCTTTTATCTGTATCTCAACCTTCGGAGGAAGCGATAGTAGAGATTCTTTGATATGGTTTCCAAATGGATATTTGCGACCTgttattatttctatttttctggGATCAGCTTCTATCATACTTTCAAATGAATTAATTCCTGCTGAATTTAGTGCCTAGCATcgaaaattcattcaaatcaagGAACAAAAGCAATGCTGCAATGAACTAATGGAGGCAATATGATAATTAAGAAAAAGGAACCAGAAATGTAAAACCTTTGCCGTGACCATTCCAATGCCAGGGAGTTGTTTCAGCAAGTAAGGACTATCATTCCATAGTTTCTGGTGTAAACATTTAGCAAGAAGTATAGAATTTATAGCTCCCTTGTAGCTCTTTCTGTACATAAAACACTCTTTCATGCATTTGGCAATCCTACACCCATTCGAGCATATTGAGTTCATGTCCTGCATGAAATGTTGATAACTAGTGAGCAAAGACTAAAGTAGCATATAAACATCTCTTTGATTATCAGAAAAGAAACCTGGTTTAGGGACAAATCGTGAACTGAAGGATCACCCGTCAAGCAGTCATTTGCTAGTACAAATATCTTTTCCTCTCTTGTCTGCATacgctttttcctttttccattcTCGCCAATGACATGAAAGTGAAGTCGACCTTCTTTATCAGAGTTTATGTCATTCAGAAGCTTCTTTTCATTGCGTCTCAGCTGGATCCCTTTATTTTTCATAGGTTTTTATTAACATTTGTTCCTTACCGAAGAATAGTGGcatgcttaatactaaaatgCACATACACGAAAGCTCCTCAGAGCGGCAAATGATTTGAAGGACATCTTCCAAGTTGGAACTTCCAGGAGCTTTGACCATAAGTTTCATTGTGTCAAAtttcaaataatattttgtcatcagtCTTCCAGGTTCTGGAGAAAGAGGAGCCGGGtttcagaaaaaaatattgCCATGCTATAAAACTTATTTTATGGTTGTAAAAGCCATGCACTTATGTTCTCTGTCTTTTCTTCATGGATGAGTTTAGTTGATAGAAAGAACTAAAAAAAGACATCCTAATGCATGAGGCTCCCACCACTATGGGGTCTGAGGAGGGTCACATGTATGTAGCCTTACTCCCACATGCAAAGAGATTGTTTCCATATTTCAAACCCATGACACTCAGATTATAATAGAGCAACCTTGCTTGCACCAAGGCCCACCCTCTAGTTGATAAAAGAACTAACCTAGGCAATTTGAATTTGTCATGATGGAATCACTTTTGCTATATCTTCTGCATAACTTGATTCTTGTTATGCACTTTCAGCAATACTTTTGAGCAATTGAGCATTATAGCTCACATGATATTTTAAGTATGTCTGGCCATTGCTAAAAGGTGTACAGATTCATAACACATATTTCTTAGGAGGACTTGTCATGCAGCTTCTAGTGAGATTCCCATTCAACACTCTATTCACATTAGAACTACCAAATGGAAAATATATAACCATAGAACTAAGCAGGAGCGATTCCAGCTGCAAGAAATGGAAGCAAAGAGCTAAGGGAACAATAAAAACCATGAGCATCAAGCCTTTGATGCCAACTTTATGGTCCATCACTATTATTATTGTTGTGTTGTTCTAATATATTTGTGTCCTTTTTTAAAGATTAGGAGGGGCTAATCCCTGCCTTTCTACCCTAACACACTCCACCCTTGGAGGGCCAACTTCCGCTGGAATCAAACCCCTGCACCTTGCCCAGGTGGCAAAGGATGGTATCATCATGTGGAGGAGACAAAAGACATGTTTCTCTTCTTAAAATATTGGATAAATATCAAGATATGCAAAGAAAAGGTTATACATACTTACAGGTGCAAAACAGCATGTGTATATTATCATTTTATTGGCTATATCAATAATAATTAACACTATTGTTTGGGAAGTGTAGGAATCAACTCAAAATTTATTTAGAAGTCTTGCACGGAGTATGATGAGAAATATAAGACACCTAATGGTTTTAGAAGGAAACCATCTTCATCTGTCCAAATCATTCCATATTCTGATAACTCATTGATTTTTTGAACGCATATTTCTGCcagtcaaaaagaaaaaacaattaactctatcaaatttaaCCATATAGCAACCAAAATAAAGCTATCACTAGTCAGCAGTACCTCGTAAATGCTTTTCTAGGCGTTCATGAGGAATTCCTCTCTTAATTCCATAGTTTTCAGGATTCTGATTTTGCATTCAGAATTCAGATAACTAATTAGGCTGACATCGGTTCACCATAATTACATCAGATGACAATGATGGCATACCTTCTTTATCCGGACATACAAGTATGAACACTTCAGCCACTCAATTGCCATGCTTATATCAGAGACTGTCATCTGAACAATCTCAGCATTCAGATGCTCTATTGCGCATGAAAGCAACCTAAGGTGATGATAACACTCAAAACAAAGTAGTATGGATGATCTTTGAAATTGCACTAAAGTTATCAAGAATTCTAAGAAGtgcaaatatattttctttctagGTAAAGAAACTTACTGAGACTCCACCATTTCACATCCATTTAAGAGATTCTCATACAAGTGAACCTACATAGATAACAAACCATTAGACAGCCTATGTCACAGAAATTCTGATAGCAAAAAGGTCCATAATTATTTTCATATTAAAAATCTTGTGAATTAGCAGAGAGAGCCAAAATTACAAAGACTTGTATCATGTGGAAATAACTGTTTCTCTTCTTGTCATGATGACAACTGTTCCAGTATCATCAAATGGTGGACGGCCTGCCCTGCCACACATCTGCGGATACCCAGGCATAACatttaaatttcataaaaaaagtgGGGCCACTGAATAAAGTTGGTGCAACTTAAACAGTCTACATATATGATGATAACTGTCAAACATGTTTAGATAATAAACATAAatgtatttcaaaaataaaaccaCCTTAAGATCAAACAACCTTCAATGGATCCGGTGGTATATgtatttaaacaaatatacagAAAAAATATCGTGTACATGTGCATGCATAAGTATCCAATATGAAGCCATGTTATTAGAGGTAGTCATAAGTTATGTAATTGAAAGTCAGAAAACAGATGGTCTTACATATAATGGTTAAAAAGAACTTGTCAAACAAGGTTGTAATCTTCACAAGTAAACATGCTACAATTATTACTATACAGACCTAAGTATCATGTTgtgaagatttttttaaaaataaatgcaGCTTTAGTGCCAGTGGTAGCATTTTTAGAGTAAAATAAGAGAAATCAAGACAAATATAGTATTAATGTATCATCAAGAAGAGTCAGAGATGAGTAGTACATGGGGGGATGGACGCAAAGATAGCCAACCTGCAATACCATAGACCTTTCATATTCCAAGTAGAGGCCCTTTTCTTTGTTGCTGTGAAATTACAGGAGACATCAACTATTATGATTTATAAAATTTAGAAGGAGACATTAAAAAATTACAATTTATATGGATTTGCATGAAAAGTTGAACAGCAACCTTAAACATGCATCGAACTTACAAATATTGTGTTGATTTGATTACTACTGTGTGTGCAGGTAAGTTGACCCCTTGTGCAAGAGTGTTTGTAGTACAAAGAATTTGGAGATCACCCTTCAGAAAAAGACCCTCGATCAGGTTTCGATCCTTCAAGCAAAGCCCACCATTATGATAACCAACTGGAAGATAAACACATGGCCAATTGAGTAACAATAATATCTGGCATTCTAAGAATATGAAAAAGCATTTTAAGTTAGATGCTGGCCAGCACAAGACGAATGAAAGGAGCTTagatgataaggaagaattatgAAAGGAGTTTCTAATGGGCAAGATTAGACTGTTTAGCAGGACAGTTTAATTCATACCACCATAAAGAATGCATGATTGCATATTTTTATCACTGCAAGATAACGAAGCATCCTTTAGTCTTTCTTGTTGTTGTTTGGATTTTATAAATGGATTTGAGCAACCGAGGTTCATTGCAGTCTGAGAGAGGCACTGTGCAGCTTCTTGTGCTCCTTTTCTGGTAGAACAAAAGACTAGCGCAGATTTTCCTTTGAATGTTGCATGAGGATATCTGTAGCCAGTGATTGAATGTTGGATATGAAGAAAAACTTtcagacaaaaaaaaaggacaggCTATCTAAAGTCAGAAGTGTTATGTCCTTACcaaaaacaaaattttgaaGGCGCTGCATGATATATAACATGATAAACAGAAGAAGAATCATCAGCAGGAGGGGAACCAACTACTCATCTAAGAGTAACTTCTCTATGGGAGGATAAGTGAATGTTGTTCTCTTGCATAAGTCATGGGAAATGAGAGAAAAGTGCAAGTAAATAGTAAAAGCTACCTTTTCAAACAAAAAGTCATTTCTTGCTGGAGCATAACCTGCAAAAGAtgtgagaaatattaaaaagggCAACCTCATGCGTATAATGCTGATTAATAGTATTATGAAGAAACAATACAAGGTGTGCTTAGCTCCATAACAAATAATTAAATGAATATAATTGAAAACCTAGTTAAATGAATATCATTGGAACTAACATGTTATCAATGGTACGCGATAAAAAGCCCATCTAATAGCCGACAGACCGTATAAGAATATTATTGTTTTTGaaataacaaagagaaaaataattatGAAATTGTCAGATTTAATGCAGCAAAGGTAGAGGCTCGGACGGTCAAAGAAACTCCATGACAAGTTAGCTTATCAGATAAAAGGCAAATTATAATTACAACAGCTAAATAATCTCTCAAACATATAAATCCTAAGCCATGAAATTGTGCATGGAATGCTAACCAAATG encodes the following:
- the LOC103703796 gene encoding LOW QUALITY PROTEIN: ATP-dependent DNA helicase MER3 homolog (The sequence of the model RefSeq protein was modified relative to this genomic sequence to represent the inferred CDS: inserted 3 bases in 3 codons; deleted 3 bases in 2 codons), yielding MGSLTDPYSLRSVAGLPAPFRSTFSFRYFNSLQSECYSGCFLSDINMSCSAPTGSGKTVLFELCXLRLLSRFLSQEGRXNHIKGSLKTIYIAPSKALVQEKLRDWNMKLGSWGINCLEMTGDREFYEIKNIQEADIILTTPEKFDAVTRHGIRGGGLSFFSDIALVLIDEVHLLNDPRGATLEAVISRIKMLSRISEMSSSPLSNVRFLAVSATIPNIQDLAEWLFVPPEGSKRFGEEMRPVKLMTKVYGYAPARNDFLFEKRLQNFVFDILMQHSXGKSALVFCSTRKGAQEAAQCLSQTAMNLGCSNPFIKSKQQQERLKDASLSCSDKNMQSCILYGVGYHNGGLCLKDRNLIEGLFLKGDLQILCTTNTLAQGVNLPAHTVVIKSTQYFNKEKGLYLEYERSMVLQMCGRAGRPPFDDTGTVVIMTRRETVHLYENLLNGCEMVESQLLSCAIEHLNAEIVQMTVSDISMAIEWLKCSYLYVRIKKNPENYGIKRGIPHERLEKHLREICVQKINELSEYGMIWTDEDGFLLKPLEPGRLMTKYYLKFDTMKLMVKAPGSSNLEDVLQIICRSEELSWIQLRRNEKKLLNDINSDKEGRLHFHVIGENGKRKKRMQTREEKIFVLANDCLTGDPSVHDLSLNQDMNSICSNGCRIAKCMKECFMYRKSYKGAINSILLAKCLHQKLWNDSPYLLKQLPGIGMVTAKALNSAGINSFESMIEADPRKIEIITGRKYPFGNHIKESLLSLPPKVEIQIKEVECKRQGKSKLIITLTRVPHTVASSKHHYADMMVGSEEDNMILFHERVRAEEFSSPYVATLLVSCPQNARVTVKADLIFEEYVGLDVHEKFVITRESSFTKTHEHGSKATTISYSLPKDIYVIEDDDKNGPQATAGDTQFLSNSDRVQSSVPSFDLLQEETDEELFAPKPGEIENKIQSEDMIFDHIRKKSKNFPTLLTSEAMDSSHQPLILTRKGTPQANHFEQNVILIDSEPADASPKLTKEINFSLETKGSCKKITGSSSNISVREFSSKFTGDSNGGSLTYDDLLEGVETAGCKSASPIELDPVHNRPDVQQHRSFEPPGDRREVSFLGFKSVFSFL